The following proteins are co-located in the Dromiciops gliroides isolate mDroGli1 chromosome 2, mDroGli1.pri, whole genome shotgun sequence genome:
- the PRF1 gene encoding perforin-1 — protein sequence MAWSSSSSASSLLVLLFRLLTLFQLPQPTPAPCRTATRSECRQQQDFVPGWNLAGEGVDVTTLRRTGYFPVNTHRFERPDGTCTLCHNDLQEGKLQRLPLAITDWHSQGAECNRDIAKNEATSVVEVAAEAAKKIQNDWKVGLEVVPKPGVNVQMSVAGAHSEAANFAAAKTHKDKYSFTIESVRCLYYRFHLVEKPPLNQEFLQAVKALPHKFNTSTSADYHRFISNYGTHFLKSVKLGGRATDITALRTCELALDGLKANDVSTCLQVEAAVTVGKAIASSDVKKCEEEMKKHNIRGSFHNTYSERKVEVEGGSVSGGTSELLFSDQDGVEKFSEWMNTLPSKPGLLAYTLEPLHFLLVPKNPWREELRQAVSHYVNSRARWQNCNKPCPPGQKKNPKDPCHCVCQASTFTNGDCCPRERGLAHLEVTNISARHLGGDYITATDAYIKAFFGNKELRTPVVWNNNNPTWKMKLDFGTMQLTTGGPLRIQVWDADHGWDDDLLGSCDHSPVAGGQWENCHFNHGALRFHYQVTCSPHLTGNKCLDYAPRGALGEPAGNRSGAVW from the exons ATGGCCtggtcctcttcctcctctgcctcctccctcctcgtcctcctcttTCGTCTGCTCACCCTCTTCCAGCTGCCCCAGCCCACACCGGCCCCCTGCCGGACGGCCACCCGTTCGGAGTGCCGCCAACAACAGGACTTTGTGCCAGGCTGGAATCTGGCCGGGGAGGGTGTGGATGTCACCACCCTCCGCCGAACGGGCTACTTCCCTGTGAATACCCACAGATTTGAGCGTCCGGATGGCACCTGTACCCTGTGCCACAATGATCTTCAGGAGGGCAAGCTCCAGCGTCTTCCCTTGGCCATCACGGACTGGCACAGCCAGGGTGCTGAGTGCAATCGGGACATAGCCAAGAACGAGGCCACCTCTGTTGTGGAAGTGGCTGCTGAGGCGGCCAAGAAGATCCAGAATGACTGGAAGGTGGGCCTGGAAGTCGTGCCCAAGCCAGGCGTCAATGTCCAAATGTCTGTGGCTGGGGCCCATTCTGAGGCAGCGAACTTTGCAGCCGCAAAGACCCACAAGGACAAGTATAGCTTCACCATCGAATCGGTGCGGTGTCTTTACTACAG ATTCCACCTGGTAGAGAAACCCCCCCTGAATCAAGAGTTCCTTCAGGCTGTTAAGGCTCTGCCCCACAAGTTCAACACATCCACTAGTGCCGACTACCATCGGTTCATCTCCAATTACGGCACCCACTTTCTCAAGTCCGTGAAGCTAGGGGGGAGGGCCACAGATATCACTGCCCTTCGTACCTGCGAGTTGGCTCTGGATGGGCTCAAGGCCAACGACGTGAGCACCTGCCTCCAAGTGGAGGCAGCCGTGACTGTGGGTAAGGCCATTGCCTCTTCAGATGTCAAGAAGTGtgaggaggagatgaagaaacACAACATTCGGGGCTCCTTCCACAACACCTACAGCGAACGCAAAGTGGAGGTGGAAGGAGGGAGTGTGAGCGGGGGCACATCTGAACTGCTCTTCTCAGATCAGGATGGGGTTGAGAAGTTCTCAGAATGGATGAACACACTCCCCAGTAAGCCCGGACTGTTGGCCTATACCCTGGAGCCCCTGCACTTCCTCCTGGTACCCAAGAATCCCTGGAGGGAGGAGCTAAGGCAGGCTGTGAGCCACTATGTGAACAGCAGGGCGAGGTGGCAGAATTGTAACAAGCCGTGCCCTCCAGGGCAGAAGAAAAACCCCAAGGATCCGTGCCACTGTGTGTGCCAAGCATCCACCTTCACCAATGGTGACTGCTGTCCCAGGGAGAGGGGGCTGGCCCATCTAGAGGTAACTAACATCAGTGCCAGGCACCTGGGGGGAGATTACATCACAGCCACTGATGCCTACATCAAGGCCTTCTTTGGAAACAAGGAGCTGAGGACCCCTGTGGTGTGGAACAACAACAATCCCACGTGGAAGATGAAGCTGGACTTTGGGACCATGCAGCTGACGACTGGGGGACCCTTGAGGATACAGGTGTGGGATGCAGACCACGGCTGGGATGATGACCTTCTGGGCTCTTGTGACCATTCACCAGTGGCAGGAGGACAATGGGAGAATTGTCACTTCAATCATGGTGCCCTGAGGTTCCATTACCAAGTGACGTGCTCTCCCCATCTCACAGGGAACAAATGTCTGGACTATGCCCCTCGTGGAGCTCTTGGGGAGCCAGCAGGAAATCGGAGTGGAGCTGTGTGGTAA